A genomic stretch from Megachile rotundata isolate GNS110a chromosome 1, iyMegRotu1, whole genome shotgun sequence includes:
- the Nep2 gene encoding M13 family metallopeptidase neprilysin 2 isoform X2 gives MSTEEPNFANTRTLHFQNLDLGDNVKVETPRSERVNIFDNVYKTTTTERNPTWWKRRSALERGLTVIAVSGVLLCIALAVALGVLAANTATCSTSSRNADALNGYRSSKDIQIVDRGPPCDDNVCFTPECIHTASRLLKNMDNEVEPCDDFYDFACGGFLKSTNIPDDKTSVNTFTEIGDELQNQLRTSIEEKSSPDEPKPFRLAKNLYKACMNKTVIEQQGLEPLMKILEKLGGWPVLEGDNWNENDFHWTESVYKFRKMGYSVDYFIDFSIGVDLKNSTKRIIDLDQASLGLSREYLSKGFTDKIVQAYYSYMVDIAVILGANKTTAMEELKESLEFEIKLANISLPNEKRRNATLLYNPMSVRELSTTYSSVPWKEYFNTLLAPSVQVTEEEVVIVSVPSYIANLQKLLATTPKRVQANYVMWRAAASSVSYLTDEIRKRQLKYSTALSGKTEREPRWKECIDTVSGSLAISVGAMYVRKYFKEDAKKNALEMVADIREEFTKILKKVDWMDEDTRKSALKKAASMSSHIAYPDELLDDKKLEEFYEKLELTTDNYLEGILNLTLFGVEYSFGKLRKPVNKSDWVTHGRPAIVNAFYSSIENSIQFPAGILQGAFFSNDRPRYMNYGAIGFVIGHEITHGFDDQGRQFDKDGNLIDWWAPQTKEKYLERAECIIHQYGNYTVEDVGLNLNGINTQGENIADNGGIKEAYLAYREWVKRNQPEQKLPGLSYTPEQLFWISAANTWCSKYRPEAMKLRITTGFHSPGKFRVLGPLSNMEEFSKDFNCPLGSKMNPEKKCAVW, from the exons AAATCCAACATGGTGGAAGAGGCGGTCGGCGTTGGAACGCGGTTTGACCGTGATTGCAGTTTCCGGGGTGCTTTTGTGCATCGCTTTAGCGGTTGCACTCGGTGTTCTGGCTGCAAATACTGCAACCTGTAGCACGTCATCAAGGAATG CCGATGCCCTAAATGGATACAGAAGTTCGAAAGACATTCAAATAGTGGACAGAGGACCACCCTGTGACGATAACGTTTGTTTCACACCGGAATGCATTCACACCG CATCTAGGTTACTGAAGAATATGGACAATGAGGTGGAACCTTGCGATGACTTCTATGATTTTGCTTGCGGTGGTTTTCTCAAGTCTACCAACATTCCGGATGATAAAACAAGCGTAAATACGTTCACAGAGATCGGTGATGAATTGCAAAATCAATTAAGGACGAGCATCGAGGAGAAGAGCTCTCCTGATGAACCGAAACCGTTCAGGCTCGCGAAGAATCTGTACAAAGCTTGTATGAACAAAA CGGTGATCGAACAGCAAGGTTTGGAACCTCTGATGAAGATCTTAGAAAAACTAGGTGGATGGCCAGTGTTAGAAGGTGATAACTGGAACGAAAACGATTTCCACTGGACAGAATCTGTGTATAAATTCCGCAAGATGGGCTACTCGGTCGACTATTTCATCGACTTCAGCATCGGTGTCGACCTAAAGAACAGCACGAAACGGATAATCGAT ctGGATCAAGCATCCCTTGGGCTGTCTCGTGAATATTTATCAAAGGGTTTCACTGACAAAATCGTGCAGGCGTATTATAGTTATATGGTGGACATCGCAGTGATTCTTGGCGCTAATAAAACTACTGCAATGGAGGAATTAAAGGAGtcgttggaatttgagattaaACTTGCTAAT ATTTCATTACCGAATGAGAAGCGTCGCAACGCAACCCTCCTCTATAACCCCATGTCAGTTCGAGAATTATCGACGACGTATTCCAGCGTACCATGGAAGGAATATTTCAACACCCTCTTAGCTCCGAGTGTTCAAGTGACCGAAGAGGAAGTCGTGATCGTCAGCGTTCCTAGTTACATTGCAAACTTACAAAAGCTTTTAGCCACCACTCCAAAGAGGGTACAAGCAAACTACGTGATGTGGAGAGCAGCTGCTTCGTCGGTCAGCTATCTCACCGACGAAATTCGAAAGAGACAATTGAAATACTCGACGGCGTTGAGCGGAAAAACGGAAAGAGAACCCAGATGGAAAGAGTGTATCGATACAGTTTCTGGTAGTTTGGCTATAAGCGTTGGGGCGATGTACGTTAGGAAATATTTCAAGGAAGATGCGAAGAAGAACGCATTGGAAATGGTGGCTGACATCAGAGAAGAATTCACGAAAATATTGAAGAag GTCGATTGGATGGACGAAGACACGAGAAAGAGTGCCCTGAAGAAGGCAGCCTCCATGTCCAGCCACATCGCGTACCCCGATGAATTATTAGACGACAAGAAACTAGAAGAATTCTACGAAAAGCTAGAACTAACGACCGACAACTATCTTGAAGGTATTTTGAACCTGACTCTCTTCGGGGTCGAGTATTCCTTCGGTAAATTGCGGAAACCTGTAAACAAAAGTGACTGGGTGACTCACGGAAGACCAGCGATCGTTAACGCTTTCTATTCGTCCATTGAGAACAGTATTC AATTCCCAGCTGGTATTCTACAAGGTGCTTTCTTCAGCAACGATCGACCGAGGTACATGAATTATGGCGCCATTGGATTCGTGATTGGTCATGAAATAACGCATGGCTTTGACGACCAGGGTCGACAGTTTGATAAAGACGGAAATTTGATTGATTGGTGGGCACCACAAACGAAGGAAAAGTACTTAGAAAGAGCGGAGTGTATCATTCATCAATATGGAAATTACACTGTGGAAGATGTTGGATTGAAC TTAAATGGTATAAACACGCAAGGCGAGAACATTGCCGACAACGGTGGAATAAAGGAGGCCTACTTGGCCTACAGAGAGTGGGTGAAGCGAAATCAACCCGAACAAAAATTGCCGGGACTTTCGTACACACCCGAACAATTGTTTTGGATAAGCGCAGCGAACACCTGGTGCAGTAAATACAGGCCCGAAGCCATGAAGCTTCGTATCACGACTGGATTCCACAGCCCTGGAAAATTCCGAGTTCTGGGACCTCTTTCGAACATGGAGGAATTCTCCAAGGACTTCAACTGTCCCCTCGGCTCCAAGATGAACCCCGAGAAGAAGTGTGCCGTTTGGTAA
- the Nep2 gene encoding M13 family metallopeptidase neprilysin 2 isoform X1, with the protein MSTEEPNFANTRTLHFQNLDLGDNVKVETPRSERVNIFDNVYKTTTTERNPTWWKRRSALERGLTVIAVSGVLLCIALAVALGVLAANTATCSTSSRNEPVNSEGLPSTADALNGYRSSKDIQIVDRGPPCDDNVCFTPECIHTASRLLKNMDNEVEPCDDFYDFACGGFLKSTNIPDDKTSVNTFTEIGDELQNQLRTSIEEKSSPDEPKPFRLAKNLYKACMNKTVIEQQGLEPLMKILEKLGGWPVLEGDNWNENDFHWTESVYKFRKMGYSVDYFIDFSIGVDLKNSTKRIIDLDQASLGLSREYLSKGFTDKIVQAYYSYMVDIAVILGANKTTAMEELKESLEFEIKLANISLPNEKRRNATLLYNPMSVRELSTTYSSVPWKEYFNTLLAPSVQVTEEEVVIVSVPSYIANLQKLLATTPKRVQANYVMWRAAASSVSYLTDEIRKRQLKYSTALSGKTEREPRWKECIDTVSGSLAISVGAMYVRKYFKEDAKKNALEMVADIREEFTKILKKVDWMDEDTRKSALKKAASMSSHIAYPDELLDDKKLEEFYEKLELTTDNYLEGILNLTLFGVEYSFGKLRKPVNKSDWVTHGRPAIVNAFYSSIENSIQFPAGILQGAFFSNDRPRYMNYGAIGFVIGHEITHGFDDQGRQFDKDGNLIDWWAPQTKEKYLERAECIIHQYGNYTVEDVGLNLNGINTQGENIADNGGIKEAYLAYREWVKRNQPEQKLPGLSYTPEQLFWISAANTWCSKYRPEAMKLRITTGFHSPGKFRVLGPLSNMEEFSKDFNCPLGSKMNPEKKCAVW; encoded by the exons AAATCCAACATGGTGGAAGAGGCGGTCGGCGTTGGAACGCGGTTTGACCGTGATTGCAGTTTCCGGGGTGCTTTTGTGCATCGCTTTAGCGGTTGCACTCGGTGTTCTGGCTGCAAATACTGCAACCTGTAGCACGTCATCAAGGAATG AACCTGTTAACTCAGAGGGATTACCGTCCACAGCCGATGCCCTAAATGGATACAGAAGTTCGAAAGACATTCAAATAGTGGACAGAGGACCACCCTGTGACGATAACGTTTGTTTCACACCGGAATGCATTCACACCG CATCTAGGTTACTGAAGAATATGGACAATGAGGTGGAACCTTGCGATGACTTCTATGATTTTGCTTGCGGTGGTTTTCTCAAGTCTACCAACATTCCGGATGATAAAACAAGCGTAAATACGTTCACAGAGATCGGTGATGAATTGCAAAATCAATTAAGGACGAGCATCGAGGAGAAGAGCTCTCCTGATGAACCGAAACCGTTCAGGCTCGCGAAGAATCTGTACAAAGCTTGTATGAACAAAA CGGTGATCGAACAGCAAGGTTTGGAACCTCTGATGAAGATCTTAGAAAAACTAGGTGGATGGCCAGTGTTAGAAGGTGATAACTGGAACGAAAACGATTTCCACTGGACAGAATCTGTGTATAAATTCCGCAAGATGGGCTACTCGGTCGACTATTTCATCGACTTCAGCATCGGTGTCGACCTAAAGAACAGCACGAAACGGATAATCGAT ctGGATCAAGCATCCCTTGGGCTGTCTCGTGAATATTTATCAAAGGGTTTCACTGACAAAATCGTGCAGGCGTATTATAGTTATATGGTGGACATCGCAGTGATTCTTGGCGCTAATAAAACTACTGCAATGGAGGAATTAAAGGAGtcgttggaatttgagattaaACTTGCTAAT ATTTCATTACCGAATGAGAAGCGTCGCAACGCAACCCTCCTCTATAACCCCATGTCAGTTCGAGAATTATCGACGACGTATTCCAGCGTACCATGGAAGGAATATTTCAACACCCTCTTAGCTCCGAGTGTTCAAGTGACCGAAGAGGAAGTCGTGATCGTCAGCGTTCCTAGTTACATTGCAAACTTACAAAAGCTTTTAGCCACCACTCCAAAGAGGGTACAAGCAAACTACGTGATGTGGAGAGCAGCTGCTTCGTCGGTCAGCTATCTCACCGACGAAATTCGAAAGAGACAATTGAAATACTCGACGGCGTTGAGCGGAAAAACGGAAAGAGAACCCAGATGGAAAGAGTGTATCGATACAGTTTCTGGTAGTTTGGCTATAAGCGTTGGGGCGATGTACGTTAGGAAATATTTCAAGGAAGATGCGAAGAAGAACGCATTGGAAATGGTGGCTGACATCAGAGAAGAATTCACGAAAATATTGAAGAag GTCGATTGGATGGACGAAGACACGAGAAAGAGTGCCCTGAAGAAGGCAGCCTCCATGTCCAGCCACATCGCGTACCCCGATGAATTATTAGACGACAAGAAACTAGAAGAATTCTACGAAAAGCTAGAACTAACGACCGACAACTATCTTGAAGGTATTTTGAACCTGACTCTCTTCGGGGTCGAGTATTCCTTCGGTAAATTGCGGAAACCTGTAAACAAAAGTGACTGGGTGACTCACGGAAGACCAGCGATCGTTAACGCTTTCTATTCGTCCATTGAGAACAGTATTC AATTCCCAGCTGGTATTCTACAAGGTGCTTTCTTCAGCAACGATCGACCGAGGTACATGAATTATGGCGCCATTGGATTCGTGATTGGTCATGAAATAACGCATGGCTTTGACGACCAGGGTCGACAGTTTGATAAAGACGGAAATTTGATTGATTGGTGGGCACCACAAACGAAGGAAAAGTACTTAGAAAGAGCGGAGTGTATCATTCATCAATATGGAAATTACACTGTGGAAGATGTTGGATTGAAC TTAAATGGTATAAACACGCAAGGCGAGAACATTGCCGACAACGGTGGAATAAAGGAGGCCTACTTGGCCTACAGAGAGTGGGTGAAGCGAAATCAACCCGAACAAAAATTGCCGGGACTTTCGTACACACCCGAACAATTGTTTTGGATAAGCGCAGCGAACACCTGGTGCAGTAAATACAGGCCCGAAGCCATGAAGCTTCGTATCACGACTGGATTCCACAGCCCTGGAAAATTCCGAGTTCTGGGACCTCTTTCGAACATGGAGGAATTCTCCAAGGACTTCAACTGTCCCCTCGGCTCCAAGATGAACCCCGAGAAGAAGTGTGCCGTTTGGTAA
- the Nep2 gene encoding M13 family metallopeptidase neprilysin 2 isoform X3 — protein sequence MTNSMKQTVIKNPTWWKRRSALERGLTVIAVSGVLLCIALAVALGVLAANTATCSTSSRNEPVNSEGLPSTADALNGYRSSKDIQIVDRGPPCDDNVCFTPECIHTASRLLKNMDNEVEPCDDFYDFACGGFLKSTNIPDDKTSVNTFTEIGDELQNQLRTSIEEKSSPDEPKPFRLAKNLYKACMNKTVIEQQGLEPLMKILEKLGGWPVLEGDNWNENDFHWTESVYKFRKMGYSVDYFIDFSIGVDLKNSTKRIIDLDQASLGLSREYLSKGFTDKIVQAYYSYMVDIAVILGANKTTAMEELKESLEFEIKLANISLPNEKRRNATLLYNPMSVRELSTTYSSVPWKEYFNTLLAPSVQVTEEEVVIVSVPSYIANLQKLLATTPKRVQANYVMWRAAASSVSYLTDEIRKRQLKYSTALSGKTEREPRWKECIDTVSGSLAISVGAMYVRKYFKEDAKKNALEMVADIREEFTKILKKVDWMDEDTRKSALKKAASMSSHIAYPDELLDDKKLEEFYEKLELTTDNYLEGILNLTLFGVEYSFGKLRKPVNKSDWVTHGRPAIVNAFYSSIENSIQFPAGILQGAFFSNDRPRYMNYGAIGFVIGHEITHGFDDQGRQFDKDGNLIDWWAPQTKEKYLERAECIIHQYGNYTVEDVGLNLNGINTQGENIADNGGIKEAYLAYREWVKRNQPEQKLPGLSYTPEQLFWISAANTWCSKYRPEAMKLRITTGFHSPGKFRVLGPLSNMEEFSKDFNCPLGSKMNPEKKCAVW from the exons ATGACTAACAGCATGAAGCAAACTGTTATTAA AAATCCAACATGGTGGAAGAGGCGGTCGGCGTTGGAACGCGGTTTGACCGTGATTGCAGTTTCCGGGGTGCTTTTGTGCATCGCTTTAGCGGTTGCACTCGGTGTTCTGGCTGCAAATACTGCAACCTGTAGCACGTCATCAAGGAATG AACCTGTTAACTCAGAGGGATTACCGTCCACAGCCGATGCCCTAAATGGATACAGAAGTTCGAAAGACATTCAAATAGTGGACAGAGGACCACCCTGTGACGATAACGTTTGTTTCACACCGGAATGCATTCACACCG CATCTAGGTTACTGAAGAATATGGACAATGAGGTGGAACCTTGCGATGACTTCTATGATTTTGCTTGCGGTGGTTTTCTCAAGTCTACCAACATTCCGGATGATAAAACAAGCGTAAATACGTTCACAGAGATCGGTGATGAATTGCAAAATCAATTAAGGACGAGCATCGAGGAGAAGAGCTCTCCTGATGAACCGAAACCGTTCAGGCTCGCGAAGAATCTGTACAAAGCTTGTATGAACAAAA CGGTGATCGAACAGCAAGGTTTGGAACCTCTGATGAAGATCTTAGAAAAACTAGGTGGATGGCCAGTGTTAGAAGGTGATAACTGGAACGAAAACGATTTCCACTGGACAGAATCTGTGTATAAATTCCGCAAGATGGGCTACTCGGTCGACTATTTCATCGACTTCAGCATCGGTGTCGACCTAAAGAACAGCACGAAACGGATAATCGAT ctGGATCAAGCATCCCTTGGGCTGTCTCGTGAATATTTATCAAAGGGTTTCACTGACAAAATCGTGCAGGCGTATTATAGTTATATGGTGGACATCGCAGTGATTCTTGGCGCTAATAAAACTACTGCAATGGAGGAATTAAAGGAGtcgttggaatttgagattaaACTTGCTAAT ATTTCATTACCGAATGAGAAGCGTCGCAACGCAACCCTCCTCTATAACCCCATGTCAGTTCGAGAATTATCGACGACGTATTCCAGCGTACCATGGAAGGAATATTTCAACACCCTCTTAGCTCCGAGTGTTCAAGTGACCGAAGAGGAAGTCGTGATCGTCAGCGTTCCTAGTTACATTGCAAACTTACAAAAGCTTTTAGCCACCACTCCAAAGAGGGTACAAGCAAACTACGTGATGTGGAGAGCAGCTGCTTCGTCGGTCAGCTATCTCACCGACGAAATTCGAAAGAGACAATTGAAATACTCGACGGCGTTGAGCGGAAAAACGGAAAGAGAACCCAGATGGAAAGAGTGTATCGATACAGTTTCTGGTAGTTTGGCTATAAGCGTTGGGGCGATGTACGTTAGGAAATATTTCAAGGAAGATGCGAAGAAGAACGCATTGGAAATGGTGGCTGACATCAGAGAAGAATTCACGAAAATATTGAAGAag GTCGATTGGATGGACGAAGACACGAGAAAGAGTGCCCTGAAGAAGGCAGCCTCCATGTCCAGCCACATCGCGTACCCCGATGAATTATTAGACGACAAGAAACTAGAAGAATTCTACGAAAAGCTAGAACTAACGACCGACAACTATCTTGAAGGTATTTTGAACCTGACTCTCTTCGGGGTCGAGTATTCCTTCGGTAAATTGCGGAAACCTGTAAACAAAAGTGACTGGGTGACTCACGGAAGACCAGCGATCGTTAACGCTTTCTATTCGTCCATTGAGAACAGTATTC AATTCCCAGCTGGTATTCTACAAGGTGCTTTCTTCAGCAACGATCGACCGAGGTACATGAATTATGGCGCCATTGGATTCGTGATTGGTCATGAAATAACGCATGGCTTTGACGACCAGGGTCGACAGTTTGATAAAGACGGAAATTTGATTGATTGGTGGGCACCACAAACGAAGGAAAAGTACTTAGAAAGAGCGGAGTGTATCATTCATCAATATGGAAATTACACTGTGGAAGATGTTGGATTGAAC TTAAATGGTATAAACACGCAAGGCGAGAACATTGCCGACAACGGTGGAATAAAGGAGGCCTACTTGGCCTACAGAGAGTGGGTGAAGCGAAATCAACCCGAACAAAAATTGCCGGGACTTTCGTACACACCCGAACAATTGTTTTGGATAAGCGCAGCGAACACCTGGTGCAGTAAATACAGGCCCGAAGCCATGAAGCTTCGTATCACGACTGGATTCCACAGCCCTGGAAAATTCCGAGTTCTGGGACCTCTTTCGAACATGGAGGAATTCTCCAAGGACTTCAACTGTCCCCTCGGCTCCAAGATGAACCCCGAGAAGAAGTGTGCCGTTTGGTAA